From the genome of Phycicoccus duodecadis:
GTACGCGGCGCTCGGACGGGTGGTCTTCCCGGTGCTGCCCGAGGGCGTGCGCAGCGACTCGATCGTGCTGAGCATCCCGGGGGAGCTCGCGCCCGGGCTGGGCGGTGACCTGCTGACGGCGATGCTGGCCGGGGGCGCCTTCGCGGCCTTCCTGTCGACGGCCTCGGGCCTGGCAATGTCGGTGACCGGCGTCCTCGACCAGGAGCTGCTGCGGCCCCAGCTGGCGCGCTTCACCGGCGGGGACGCGCCCGGGGCCGGCGGCTTCCGGTTCGCGGCGGTGCTGGCCGTGGTGCTGCCCTACCTGCTGAGCCGGGCGGTCGAGCCGCTCGGACTGGCGACCACCGTGGGCCTGGCGTTCACGGTGGCGGCCTCGACCTTCGCGCCGCTCATCATCCTCGGCGTCTGGTGGCGCGGGCTGTCGGTGCCGGGGGCGATGGCGGGCCTGCTGGTCGGCGCTCTGGGCACCGGCACGGCGCTCGCCACCACGTTGGGGCGCGGCGACCTCGGCGGGTGGCCGGGCGCCCTGCTGGCCAACCCCGCGCTGTGGACGGTGCCCCTGGCCTTCGCCACCGCCGCCGTGGTGTCCCTGGCCACGCCGGGGCGGGTGCCGGCGTCGACGACCCGGGTGCTGGTGCGGCTGCACACCCCCGAACGGGTCACCTTGGCGCGCAGCCGCCTGCGCGACTGACCCCCACCCCGCGACTGACCCCCACCCCGCGCCCCCCAACCCCTCGACTTCGTGCGACTTACACACGGTTCTCACCGCTCGGGGCGTGCGAGAACCGTGTGTAAGTCGCACGAAGTGGGGAAGCCGGGGAGGGGACGGGGTCAGCCGACGGCGTCGCGGGCCGCCACGAAGGCCTGGACGCACCGGCGCACGTCGTCCTCGGAGTGCGCCGCCGACAGCTGCACCCGGATGCGGGCCCTGCCGCGCGGGACCACCGGGAAGCTGAACGCGATGACGTAGACGCCGTGCTCGAGCATATGGTCGGCGATGCGGGTGGCCTGCCGGGCGCCGTCGTCGCCGGGGAACATCACCGGGACGATGGGGTGCGAGCCCGGCAGCAGCGTGAAGCCCGCGTCGCCCATCAGCTCGCGGAACAGGGAAGCGTTGCGGCGCAGCACGTCGCGGCCCTCCGACGAGCCGGCGACGAGGTCGAGCGCCGCCAGCGATCCCGCCACCACGGCCGGGGCCACCGAGTTCGAGAACAGGTAGGGCCGCGAGCGCTGGCGCAGCAGGTCGACCACCTCGCGGTGGCTCGCCACGTAGCCACCGGACGCACCACCGAGCGCCTTGCCCAGGGTGCCGGTGATGATGTCGACGCGGTCGAGGACGCCGAACAGCTCGGGCGTCCCCCGGCCCCCTTCGCCCACGAACCCGACGGCGTGGCTGTCGTCGACCAGCACCATGGCCTCGAACTCGTCGGCGAGGTCGCAGATCTCGTCGAGCGGCGCGTAGCTGCCGTCCATCGAGAAGACCCCGTCGGTGACGACGCAGACCCGCCGGGCACCGGCCGCGCGGGCGGCCTCGAGTTGGCTGCGCAGGTCGGCCATGTCGGCGTTGCGGTAGCGGTAGCGGGCGGCCTTCGACAGCCGCACGCCGTCGATGATCGAGGCGTGGTTGAGCTCGTCGGAGACGATCGCGTCGTCGGCGCCGAACAGCACCTCGAACACGCCGCCGTTGGCGTCGAAGCACGAGCTGTAGAGGATCGTCGCCTCGGTGTGCAGGAAGTCCGACAGCCGCCGCTCGAGCGCGGTGTGCTGGGTCTGGGTGCCGCAGATGAAGCGCACCGACGCCATCCCGAAGCCCCAGGTGTCGAGCGCGTCCTTGCTGGCGCCGACGACCGCCGGGTGGTCGGCGAAGCCGAGGTAGTTGTTGGCGCAGAAGTTCAGCGACTCCCCTGCCGTGGTGCCCACGTGCGCCGCCTGCGGGGTGGTGATCTCGCGCTCGCGCTTGTAGAGCCCCGCCTCCTCGATCTCGCGCAGGGTCGCCGCCAGCTCGTCCTTCACCGCGCCGTACACGTGGCCTCCTCGGGGTCGTAGGTCGTCGGGGTCGCCGACGACCCAGCCTAGGCCCGGCCGGTCAGCTCCAGTCGAGCACGACCTTGCCGCCGCGTCCCGACCGGGTCTCGGCGAAGGCCGCCTGCCACTCCTCGGCGCGGTGCCGCCCCGTGATGACCGACGACACCGACTCCCGCAGGCGCTGCGACGAGGCCAGCATCGAGCCCATCAGGTACCAGGTCTCGAACATCTCGCGGCCGTAGATGCCGCGCAGCGTGATCATGTGGGTGATGACCCGGCCCCAGTCGATGGCGTAGCGGTCCTTCGGCAGCCCGAGGAGCGCCACCTTCCCCCCGTGGTTCATGTTCGCCAGCAGGTCCTCGACCGCCAGCGGCGAGCCCGACATCTCGAGCCCGATGTCGAAGCCCTCGACCATGCCCAGCGCCCGCTGCGCGTCCGCCAGCGACTCGCCCCGGGAGACGTCGACGACGTGGTCGGCCCCGGCGGCCCGGGCCAGCGCGAGCCGGTCGGCGGACATGTCGGTGACGGCGATGCGACGGGCCCCGGCGTGCCGCACCACCGCGACCGCCATCACCCCGATCGGCCCGGCCCCGGTGACCGCGACGTCCTCGCCCACCACCGGCCACTGCAGCGCGGTGTGCACGGCGTTGCCGAGCGGGTCGAAGACGGCCCCCAGGTCGGGGTCGAGCTCGGCCGGCTGGACCCACGCGTTGGTGGCGGGGACCACCACCAGGTCGGCGAAGGCGCCGTCGCGGTTGACGCCGATGCCCACGGTGTTGATGCACAGGTGCCGCCGCCCGGCCCGGCAGTTGCGGCACACCCCGCACACCACGTGGCCCTCGCCCGAGACGAGGTCGCCGACGGCGACGTGCTCGACATCGTCGCCCACCTCGACGACCCGCCCGCAGAACTCGTGGCCCAGGGTCAGGGGCGCCCGCACGGTGGCGGCCGCCCACTCGTCCCACTGCTCCAGGTGCAGGTCGGTACCGCAGATGCCGGCCCGCAGGACCCGCACCAGCACGTCCTTGGGTCCGCAGACGGGGTCGGGGACCTCGACCAGCTCGAGACCGGGACCGGCGGTGACCTTCCGCAGTGCGCGCACGGGCCCATCATGCCCACCGACCGTTCGGCGCAGCGAGCGGCCCGCTCGGCGCACCCCGGCCGGCCGCACAGCGGCGGCCTCCCTCCGCTGGCCGCGGCATGCCGCCGCCCGTCGCGCCGCCGGGCGCACCCCCTGACGCGCGGGGCGCCCTCGGCCCCACCCTGGGGACCGTCCCGGGCTCGACGCGCGGGGCCCGACCATGGAGGTGACCGTGAGCAACGACGCTCGCACGCAGCAAGAGGACGCCTACCTCGCCCTGCAGTCCACGGACGAGTTCCAGGCCCTGCGCAAGAAGTTCCGCGGCTTCGTCTTCCCGATGACCGGCTTCTTCCTCGCCTGGTACTTCCTGTACGTCCTGCTGTCGATCTTCGCCCCCGGCTTCATGGGCCAGAAGGTCGCCGGCAACATCACCATCGGCCTGCTGTTCGGCCTCGGACAGTTCGTGACGACGTTCGCGATCACGTTCATCTACGCCCGCTGGGCCAACCGCGAGCTCGACCCGATGGCCGAGCGCCTCGGGGCCCGGCTCGACGCCCCGAAGGAGGTCTGACCGATGGCGCTCGCCCTCCCCGCGGCCGACGCCGCCGACAGCGTCGGCTCCCCCGCGCTCAACATCGGCATCTTCGCCGCCTTCGTCGTCTTCACCCTGGTCATCGTCATCCGGGTGGCCTCGGGCAAGAAGACCGCGGCGCAGTACTACACCGGCGGCGGCGCGTTCAGCGGCCGCCAGAACGGCATCGCCATCGCCGGCGACTACCTCTCGGCCGCCTCGTTCCTCGGTATCGCCGGTGCGATCGCCCTCCAGGGCTACGACGGCTTCCTCTACTCCATCGGGTTCCTCGTGGCCTGGCTCGTGGCGCTGCTGCTCGTGGCCGAGCTGCTGCGGAACACCGGTCGCTTCACGATGGCCGACGTGCTGTCCTACCGCCTGCGGCAGCGCCCCGTGCGCATCGCCACCGCGCTGTCGGTCATCGCCGTCTCGTTCTTCTACCTGCTGGCCCAGATGGCCGGCGCCGGTGGCCTCGTCTCGCTGCTGCTCGGCATCAACGGCGAGCTCGCCCAGGACCTCGTCATCGCCCTCGTCGGTGCGGTGATGATCGCCTACGTGCTCATCGGCGGAATGAAGGGCACGACCTACGTCCAGATCATCAAGGCGCTGCTGCTCATCGCCGGCACCTTCGTCATCACGGTCTGGGTGCTGGCCAAGTACGGGTTCGACTTCTCGGGCCTGCTGCAGGCCGCGGCCGACAACTCGCCCAAGGCGGGTGAGAAGCTGTTCGAGCCCGGGCTGAAGTACGGCAAGAGCCTCACCACCCAGATCGACTTCGTGTCGCTGGCGATGGCCCTCGTGCTCGGCACCGCCGGCCTCCCCCACGTGCTCCAGCGCTTCTACACGGTGCCCACGAGCCAGCAGGCCCGCAAGTCGGTCGAGTGGGCCATCTGGCTCATCGGCGGGTTCTACCTGCTCACCCTGGTCGTCGGCTACGGCGCCGCCGCCCTGGTGGGCCCGGCCCGGATCAACGCCGCCCCCGGCAAGGCCAACGCCGCGGCGCCGCTGCTCGCCTACGAGCTCGGCGGGTCGGTGCTGCTGGGCATCATCTCCGGCGTCGCCTTCGCGACCATCCTCGCGGTGGTCGCCGGCCTCACCATCACCACCTCCGCCACCTTCGCGCACGACCTCTACAAGGAGGTCTTCAAGCACGGCGAGGGCAGCCAGGAGCAGGAGGTGCGGGTCGCTCGCATCGCCGCGGTCGTCATCGGCGTCGTCGCGATCGTCGGAGGCATCTTCGCCAAGACCCAGAACATCGCGTTCCTGGTGGCGCTGGCGTTCGCGGTGGCGGCGAGCGCGAACCTGCCGACCATCCTGTACTCGCTGTTCTGGAGGCGCTTCAACACCCGGGGCGCCCTGTTCTCCATCTACGGCGGCCTCATCTCGGCCATCGGGCTGATCATCTTCAGCCCCGTGGTCTCGGGCAAGCCGTCGCTGGAGCCGGGCGGCCCGAGCCAGTCGATGATCCAGAACACCGCGGTCGACTTCCACTGGTTCCCGCTCGACAACCCCGGCCTGGTCTCGATCCCGCTCGCCTTCTTCCTCGGCTGGCTGGGCACCGTGACCAGCAAGGAGCACAACGCCCGCAAGTACGCCGAGATGGAGGTCCGCAGCCTCACCGGCCACGGCGTCGGCGAGGCCGTCAGCCACTGACGGCAACCGGTACGGCGACGGCCGCGGGGTGGGTCGACCCCCCGCGGCCGTCGCGCGTCGTACGGGCGGAGGGCCTTGACCTGCCACCAGGTGTCGGGGGAGGCGGCGTCCTCGTCCTGGGTCAGCGAGCGGCGCCCGCCGAGCCCCTCCCGTCGGTGGTCGCACGGCCGGGCGCGTCCACTGACGGCGGCGGCCGCGGGGCGGTGCGGGTCAACCCCCCGCGGCCGTCGTGCGTCCATGTATCGGACGCACGTCGCGCCCCTCCTCACCAGGGAGAGCACGTCACCAGGAGGCCGTCATGTCCATCCACCCCTCGGACCCCGCACCGTCGCCCCGCCCGCGCGCACGCCGGGCCA
Proteins encoded in this window:
- the tdh gene encoding L-threonine 3-dehydrogenase; its protein translation is MRALRKVTAGPGLELVEVPDPVCGPKDVLVRVLRAGICGTDLHLEQWDEWAAATVRAPLTLGHEFCGRVVEVGDDVEHVAVGDLVSGEGHVVCGVCRNCRAGRRHLCINTVGIGVNRDGAFADLVVVPATNAWVQPAELDPDLGAVFDPLGNAVHTALQWPVVGEDVAVTGAGPIGVMAVAVVRHAGARRIAVTDMSADRLALARAAGADHVVDVSRGESLADAQRALGMVEGFDIGLEMSGSPLAVEDLLANMNHGGKVALLGLPKDRYAIDWGRVITHMITLRGIYGREMFETWYLMGSMLASSQRLRESVSSVITGRHRAEEWQAAFAETRSGRGGKVVLDWS
- a CDS encoding glycine C-acetyltransferase, producing the protein MYGAVKDELAATLREIEEAGLYKREREITTPQAAHVGTTAGESLNFCANNYLGFADHPAVVGASKDALDTWGFGMASVRFICGTQTQHTALERRLSDFLHTEATILYSSCFDANGGVFEVLFGADDAIVSDELNHASIIDGVRLSKAARYRYRNADMADLRSQLEAARAAGARRVCVVTDGVFSMDGSYAPLDEICDLADEFEAMVLVDDSHAVGFVGEGGRGTPELFGVLDRVDIITGTLGKALGGASGGYVASHREVVDLLRQRSRPYLFSNSVAPAVVAGSLAALDLVAGSSEGRDVLRRNASLFRELMGDAGFTLLPGSHPIVPVMFPGDDGARQATRIADHMLEHGVYVIAFSFPVVPRGRARIRVQLSAAHSEDDVRRCVQAFVAARDAVG
- a CDS encoding solute symporter family protein, yielding MALALPAADAADSVGSPALNIGIFAAFVVFTLVIVIRVASGKKTAAQYYTGGGAFSGRQNGIAIAGDYLSAASFLGIAGAIALQGYDGFLYSIGFLVAWLVALLLVAELLRNTGRFTMADVLSYRLRQRPVRIATALSVIAVSFFYLLAQMAGAGGLVSLLLGINGELAQDLVIALVGAVMIAYVLIGGMKGTTYVQIIKALLLIAGTFVITVWVLAKYGFDFSGLLQAAADNSPKAGEKLFEPGLKYGKSLTTQIDFVSLAMALVLGTAGLPHVLQRFYTVPTSQQARKSVEWAIWLIGGFYLLTLVVGYGAAALVGPARINAAPGKANAAAPLLAYELGGSVLLGIISGVAFATILAVVAGLTITTSATFAHDLYKEVFKHGEGSQEQEVRVARIAAVVIGVVAIVGGIFAKTQNIAFLVALAFAVAASANLPTILYSLFWRRFNTRGALFSIYGGLISAIGLIIFSPVVSGKPSLEPGGPSQSMIQNTAVDFHWFPLDNPGLVSIPLAFFLGWLGTVTSKEHNARKYAEMEVRSLTGHGVGEAVSH
- a CDS encoding DUF485 domain-containing protein; protein product: MSNDARTQQEDAYLALQSTDEFQALRKKFRGFVFPMTGFFLAWYFLYVLLSIFAPGFMGQKVAGNITIGLLFGLGQFVTTFAITFIYARWANRELDPMAERLGARLDAPKEV